In Epinephelus fuscoguttatus linkage group LG6, E.fuscoguttatus.final_Chr_v1, the DNA window tactgaggaattaagctacacaaaattagagtagttactgaggaactaatgaggaacgaatgaggaacgaatgaggaactaatgagtagttactgaggaattaagctacacaaaattagagtagttactgaggaactaatgaggaactaatgaggaatgaatgagtagttactgaggaattaagctacacaaaattagagtagttactgaggaactaatgaggaactaatgaggaactaatgagtagttactgaggaactaagctacacaaaattagagtagttactgaggaactaatgaggaactaatgaggaatgaatgagtagttactgaggaattaagctacacaaaattagagtagttactgaggaactaatgaggaacgaatgaggaacgaatgaggaactaatgagtagttactgaggaattaagctacacaaaattagagtagttactgaggaactaatgaggaactaatgaggaatgaatgagtagttactgaggaattaagctacacaaaattagagtagttactgaggaactaatgaggaactaaagatcaactattagttaatggtcagttcttcagtacctcctgatcaaatttcagagaaggaactaatgaggaactattacttaatcattacctacactttttgtgtaccctaaagtaaagtgagacatcaaaatgagtagggagtgatacctactcattttgatgtctcactttactttagtaAACTTACTATGTCTGTAAAACAACTCATTTGTTCATTTagttccttgtgcaacaaaagcatgtggttagggtttagaaaaaaaacatcatggtttggctcttaATTCACTCAGGAAGTGAGCAGCAAgctctgggtgaaagtccggggtttgttggacctatccacctcccctcctgtccACCCTATAAAGGCtgtccagctccttatattatgttGTTACAAGCAGCATAAACTGACGCTGCCCGGCGGAGTATTTGagtatttgatgagttcagAATGAAAACAGGCTGGATGAACACCGTTTTACAGTCTTTGTTCCACTACATCTGCTTCAtaacattcttcttcttctcccatCCTCTTTCATTTCTGCACTGTCTTCTACTTAAattttttccaatttttgttcatttcaacttgtctttcttcttctcctcttccatCCTTTCCCTGTACTCTTTGCCtattctctttctcctttccaTCAACTCAGACACTTGAACTTGGTGTGTGTCTAATCTGTGGATAACATTGTAATGATGGTGTTTCAGCTGCAGAAGATGAAGCAGCTGAGGGCCGTGTATCCAGAGAAGAAGGTGTACACGCAGCAGGTCGGTCCAGGCTGCTGCTTCGGCGCACTTGCTCTGATGCTGCGTTTCTACTTTGAGGTGATTgtcatggaaataaaaataacccTAACACATAAATACTATAAAATGCCAAGATCATGGTGACGTGGTGAGACTGCTACGCTCTCACTTATTTATAAGGATTATTAAAGTGCTAATTCACCAATcgctaacattttttttaaatcaacttcAGTCTGAAGTTTCCCATATGCAGCTTTtatcaaaacattttgtttttcattgacATACGGCAGCCAACAGTCTAGTTAAATATCTTCACGAATAGGATGTGCTGTACTGTCTTTGCTACAGGAGTGGGACTATGCCTATGTCCACAGCTTCTACCATCTGTCTCTGGTTGTGTCCTTCATCTTGCTGCTGCCAAAGAAGAACCGATACGCAGGGACGGGACAAAATGCTGCAAAGCTCAGCTGGTtcactctctgctgctgtgtacGTTGCATTTATGAAATCTAAATGAGAAAGGAGCTCAGAGGTCAGCTGTGCAGGTTATATGTGAGGGCAGGATAGACTTGCATGGTGTGGAAGAGATAGAATGTTAGAGGTCATATCATTTAGAGGGTAAACTGACCCTGTAGTGCAGCAGCATCATTCACAGTCAGTCAAACTGTCCTTCATGTCACCCTCATCCTGTTCCCTTATTGCCCCCCCAGAGCATGTCCCCTGGTACTTCTAAAGAGAAGACAGACAAGCCGAAGAAGAAGCTGTCTCGGACCGTGTGGACAGTCCCCACCGAGAAGCCGTGGACACGACGCTGCAGCACCCCCATCCTGCCTCTTTTTAATCCCCCACCCTCCACACCTGTCAAAGGGACCAGCATCAGCAAGCTCAAAGAGATGAACGGCTGGAAgtgaacccaaaaacataactgTCAGTCGGTCTAACGTAGGAGGACTTCATCCTGAAGAACAGGCAGTGACAGTGGCCGGCTACGAGCAGGAAACGGGAAAATCACCAAATAACTGTCAGCCAAATGCTGATAAACTTGTATGTGGCTGGTAAGTTAATCTTCTTCAGCAGGAAACCAACCATCATGCGGACGTTctcctcttctccaaaacatCATATTTGGCTGGTAGAATATTTAAGGTCAGCAGCGACTTCAGGAATTCTCCAGCCACTGACACTAGTAGGTTAAGAAGCAAAAGGATCCTGATGTGGTTATGAAAATttcaggacaagaacaaaaggcGAGTCAGGCCTCAGGTGCCCTCAAAGACCCGATAAGAGCACAGCTGTCTGAAGCACTTGTCCAAAGCTGAGGACGCTACgaaagaacacacacagcacGGACAGGGAGACGGTGGCTGAGACAAGCCAGTAAAACTGACTGGAAAATTTATGAGAAGAACAAACAGGCAGATGGTTTATCTctccaaaatatataaattgtcTTTAGAAATGTTCCTCAGGGGAGACGCTTCGTCTGCTCGcctctgtctgtccgtccccctcctctttctccttcccGTCTCTCTCAGGGAAAGGAAGCACGCGGCTGAATTTGTTTATGAGAATTACAAGACTGTAAAGCACATTTTACCGTTTTTATACGTCCTCGAGGTGCCAAATGTGTCATGTGGAGCATCAGACGTTGGAGCGAGGGGAAGCAGCGTCCCAGACGTCAGTCTGTAACCCGACTGAAGCATCTTGATGTGTTTCTGGATCAGCAGGTGAACTCGTCTGTCTGTTAACTCTGGTTCACTGACCGAGCAGCTTTGGCTTCGACTTCTGTCCCAAATGTGCACTGTTCAGACTGCTGAAAacttttatcattatcattatcattttgttatttattgcaGATTGTATATtcagtttagtgtgtttgtttttgataactttgttatattttgaaaataaaatgaaatgttgtGACCCTGTTTTAACTGGTCTTTAGGGACAGGATGGAATTTTAACAGCCTCAACCATCTGAGCCGTTATCATAATGCAGTGTTATGTACTTTGCAGAGGCCGACCATTGATGAAAATCCTGACTGGCACATACTTCAAGGCCCAGTCCAGTCTAGCAACACTAATCCAATTCCAAACCCACATATCCCATTCCACTTTCACTTCAGGAGGACATGGAGTTGTGCGTCCGCGCACGTCACCTGCCCCGAACACTACCCAAAGACTACAAACGTGTTCTGCGTATCTTAGACAAAACAATCTCCGGCCAAAACGTGAATGAACCTCCCCTCCACCAGGGAATGTTTTGAGTCGGGGCCAAGCCGCCAGCTCCTGTGCCCAGAGAAAGGTGTTTTTGTCTGGGCTCAGAAACTTGGCCGGCTGGGCCACCGGCACCACCCGGCTGGCTGCGCCTCCCGGCCCTGACAGGACGGTAACTCGAGCCTTTTATTGCACAAGTGTGAAACACTTTTCAGCTCCTTTATGACCACTGTCTATCCCGCACCACTCTGCTGAGGGGCTGAAGCCCACACACGTTCAGGCCCGAAGTACTATACTTGTGAGGACTTTCTTCTGTCTCTAATCCCCAACCTTAACAATACAATTACCAAAATATGACATCGACTGAATCCTAATTCTGATCCTAACGACAAGCCCTGACCTCAAAAGACCCATCATGAGGACCTGCTAAAAGATTTTCAGGATCAATTCACTCCTAGGACGAGGTCCTCACaagaacagaaacacagaatcacacacacacacacacacacacacacacacacacaccgtctgAGGGTCTGAACCTGGGCCTGTCCGCTGCAGGTTGTACTGGGCGGCCACACTGCTCCACAGACATTGACAGTGTCAACACAATAAGCGCTGATTGACATGTGTGTGAGCGTGGCCGTCTCCGTGGTCGTCTGCACCTACATTCCACAGCGGCGTGGAATTTCAGTGGGTATTGAAATATAATACAGTAATACATCTGAACAAATAAGAAAATACGACTTTGACACCAGAAAAGAGCGCTTTCTCCAATAACCCACATGACCGCTCAGAGAAGGTGAAGAGAAAATACGTCGCATTAGAGTCAATTAAGCAGCAAAGTGCACGGCGTGAAGTGACTGCGACAGACAGAGGTATGTTTGGTATGTTTGTGCTTTAAGCTGTGTGGTGTGGGTACTTTCTATGGTGAGACTGCAGCCTGTGTGCCACAGgtcctttctctgtgtgtcagctgttgCCACAGCTGTTGTTAATGCTGCGAGGCCAGCTGACTCTcagagagcaaaacagagcTGCAGCCACAACACATCTTCACTGCTCTTACTTAGTACGTGTACATGCACAGTGAAGTCGAGCTATAACTGTAGcttaactggcctactgtccttgtcccagtacacAAGCACAgcaggggaatccatttattgagccaagtatgtgcgactcctctacgataggtggagatatgccccctttcagcttgttagtattggacctttttcctgttgacctattacgtcacagaccaaacaatggacaaacaagttagctacggttagctagcagctaactgctaccatggtggacaactttacagctctgtacatttggtccgtccaaaaagtcacggctctggatgtagatttctccatgttgttaccggcttcttcttctcttacacatttaatgctattgtgAAAGCCCGGggaggaaactgtggagcatgctcagagcgcctcggccagtttggggtgtgtttgggtgtgttagtctgactttgagaaattcaatttagtacaattagactaacatgtttacatggattttaaaagtccggttttggttggactgacacaataaatcaattttctctaaTGTAAACGATCTGACTGGTGACTGTGACCAGTGAGACGATCAGAGTCATTATTAAATCTGCAAAACAAAACGTAAACTGATGTTCTTTTACATTCAGTACTGTTATGATAATACAGGGAGTTAGTTCATCACGATttacagtaggtggcgctaaTTTCTCCTATCAGGTGCCACTACAGAAGAGGACACATCAAGATGATGtaattaaaggtatactatccATAGCTGTTGGCCGCTGTTTGCAAACACGCTCGTCAGCGAAAGTGACTGTAAAAGCCAGACACAGATTCGCTCTCATTTGGTGGTTCGCCTCACTAGACTTGTGTTTTCTCGGATGGCCATTAGCTTTCACAAAGTGGTCGCTAGACTTCCTGGGGGCCTCtcacaaaacaacattaaaaatacatcaatttaaaatcacacagtaTCAATGAGACGCTATCATTCAATGTCAGtccaaaattaaaacaaaaaaatgagtaaaaaataaaattgtcacAAACTGCCATAACAAAGTTTACATGTGATTCATCAATTTTAATTTTAGTGACTTCTTGAAGGAATATCTAATATTAATCTGTTAATGCTGGTCGGGAGCACACTCTCAGCAGAGACGCCTCTATAAACAACACTTCTCATCATGGAATTTGTACGTGGACTTGGTGCCACCAGAAGACCAGTACTCACTCGACGTGTCACATACCGATGACAAAAACCCCTATACTAGTCAAGAAACTGAGGTGTATTCTTTAAAATGACAGTATGCATGAATAACAAAAGACTAGGTTTTAGTTTAGCCTCCAGTCAGCTGTGTCTCTTGGGCGCTCGCTGCTCACAGTCTGTCACCAGGgctctcatttataaacattgtgtacgcacaaaacgaggcctgagaAAGGCGTTCGCCACTTCCCACACAAaagttgtgatgtataaaaacgGACTTGCGAggaactttgacccatgcttacgaacattttggagacgggaaattggcgacacagatggtgaggtggagcctgattgtagaaaacaccatttttgtcttttgtttcttACATACATTTCTAGTGTGGATGCTACCCATTGTTTTCCAAATGAGACCCATGGTCGCTACCttttataaagccccaaccTAATGTGAGCGTTGTGGGGGTGCaccaacacagaaacaaagaggaaaataagaaaatccagacagagggcagagtctctgcagtgaaatacactgccacacaccgAGAGTGGGTCATAAGCAATGTTTAAGAGGAATTACACGTCTGCGTGAATCTATACGTTGTTGTTTAAGAAAAtgctgcatagtatatctttatgAGAGCGCCAGTCAAACCTTGAACAAAGGAAACCAATGGATGTATAATAACGGAGAGCACACCAGACAATGGAAAAAGAGGTTTTCACAACTAATATTCAGCTCTGTGCTCTTGGAGGAGTTCTGGTAACAGTGTGCTGAAAAAGCAAGTAAGCGAACCTTGAATTCAGATTATTTTGTCaaatcacacagagacacactgtgcAGTGCTTTTTGGACAGcttaaactaaacaaaaatctTAAGTCAGATGATTCCCACAAAGCACGGCTCACTCTCCCACAATGCTCAGCAAACTCATTGCTTATTTACTGAGAAAGCCAcagcagggtgtctgcaggtacCTGACACTCAcgttatgttttttaaaaccttttcaaGATCATTTCTAACTAAATTTAAGGCTTATTATTTGATAattcatcttttatttattcaagcaTTACAGATAAGAATAAAGGCAAGTAGTTTGTATGTAGTCCCATGCAGATGAAGGCTTTATCTGGTAATACGGTATtggcgccacccagttgccaattagagttaaatttctccagtcaccttgaggcgtcctgttctacatatctaccaagtttagtaaaaatccatatggcggttaggcctagataagaaatgagctctctagcgcccccattttgtttgatgggctcaataatggaggggtcccctcagattatgtgtggtcatatgcctacaaagttgcgtggtgatgggtgaaacccttgagatgttctacacgcCAAGaaggaactttagatattggtccctagattatgttcacccagtttcatgcagatcgctcaaacttcctaggaagagatccatttgaagtgtttttcaaacaattcaaaatggcggaaaatctatataagcggaagttatggg includes these proteins:
- the mymk gene encoding protein myomaker isoform X2, coding for MGAFIAKMLLPTVSSLVFLPTASVAAKRGFHMEAMVYFFTMFFTAIYHACDGPGLSILCFMRYDVLEYFSVYGTALSMWVTLIALGDFDEPQRSSITMFGVLTIAVRIYQDRWGYGIYSGPIGSAVFIITVKWLQKMKQLRAVYPEKKVYTQQVGPGCCFGALALMLRFYFEEWDYAYVHSFYHLSLVVSFILLLPKKNRYAGTGQNAAKLSWFTLCCCTDKPKKKLSRTVWTVPTEKPWTRRCSTPILPLFNPPPSTPVKGTSISKLKEMNGWK
- the mymk gene encoding protein myomaker isoform X1 encodes the protein MGAFIAKMLLPTVSSLVFLPTASVAAKRGFHMEAMVYFFTMFFTAIYHACDGPGLSILCFMRYDVLEYFSVYGTALSMWVTLIALGDFDEPQRSSITMFGVLTIAVRIYQDRWGYGIYSGPIGSAVFIITVKWLQKMKQLRAVYPEKKVYTQQVGPGCCFGALALMLRFYFEEWDYAYVHSFYHLSLVVSFILLLPKKNRYAGTGQNAAKLSWFTLCCCSMSPGTSKEKTDKPKKKLSRTVWTVPTEKPWTRRCSTPILPLFNPPPSTPVKGTSISKLKEMNGWK